The Armatimonadota bacterium region CTCTTTCTTTTGAGACGCGCTCAAGGTGGCGTAAAGCCTCATCAGCCATATATCCTTAGAACCCGAGCCGGTAAAAATACCCATTTTGGCAAAATCATCATCTGTCTGGAAATTCTCCCTGATCTGTTCCGTGGTGAGGGTGGCAATCTGAGCGTAGTCATCGATGGACATATAGCCGTTCTTTTTGAGATTAGCACGCCACTTCTCGACCCACTCGTCCGGGATCTGGGTAGTGCGTCTCTTGAACCAGTCCTTGCTCCTGAGTTCGATGAACGAGTTGTGTTTGTCCCAGTTATATCGATATCCCTCACCTATTGCAGCAAGGACATCCTTCAGTTCCGTCTCAGACTTGCTGATCTTGGCATAACCATCGATGAACTTATAGCTGTCGGATACTATGGCAAAATCACTGGCCTTGGCGGTCGCGGCTTCATAGTCGGCAAGTTCAAGCCGCCGCTTCTCTTCAGGCTCCACCTTAATTTTTTTATGCAGGTCCGGCTCATCCGGCACATCCGGTTGAGGCTCGGTGGGAAAGAATTTTTCCATCCGCTTCGACTCTTCGACACATGCATCAAAATATTTGTCTCGAGTCCGGTTCCATGCCTCTCTGCCGGAAATGTTTTTCTCACGCTGGAGAAGTCTTTGTTCAGCCATACATTGAATAGTCGGATTAGACGGTTCTCCCAGAAAAGCATCCAGCATATAAAACTCCTCGTAGATGCATATGCCGAACCCTGCAAATTTCTTGTCTTCATACGCTTTCCAGTCAAGCTCGTCCGGCTCGAAATCAAGGCCGACTCCTCCATTGGTGAACTTACTTTCGCTGTCTTTGGTAAAAGCCTCGCCATACCCCGACTTCACAACATTCAAAATAAGCTGCTGAGTCTCAGGCGAGAGTTTGGCGATAGGATAAGCCATATCCTTTTTGTTGAGGAAATTCTCTTTCATATTCGGCACGTCATTGAGCAGCCCCTTGAATGCTGCGCCTGTGCCAAAAGTATGCAGCATATATGTATAGGGATCGTCCTCTCTTAATGCTTCCAGCTCATCATCCGTGAGGTCATCATCCCAGTTTTCCATCGTATTGAGGAAATCCTGGCGCCGCCGCTGCACTTCCTTGTCATATTCCGCCTGTGACTTGCTCAGTTCAGTATTGGCTGATGCTAGTGTCTTCCTGTCCATGAAAATCCTGTAAGTCCATGGGGTTACATCCTTACTAATACTCCACTTGAATTTCATTGTTCGAGCAATGGAATTCAGAAGGTCGGCAAGTACGACATCCTTGGCGAAGATATTCATCTTGCGGTCTCTGACTTGCCAGTCCAGCTTATTGTAACCGGCATTGAAGATGACGCCCGTCATATCCGATAGGTCGGCAAGTATGACTTTGACGGCCTTGTGCCGAGCCTCGTAGGTCACCTTTTGAGACAGACGCGAATCACTATCCCACTGCTCAAGCCCTGCGCGGTCCGACGACACATTCGGGTCGGCTGTAATTTTACCTGCCGCCCAGGCACACTGGCACGCAAGCAGAATAATTACAAAAGTATACAGGAAAACCTTTCTCACAATAACCCTCCCTCGTCACATACGGTCAATATACTTCCTATACTATATAGAATTGATGCCGCCAAGCACAATATGGTTCACTCAATTTACCTTATATTTATTCGATGCCGACAGTAAAATCTTCCGGGTAATTCTCGCAAGCGGTCTGTTTGACATCCGGCTTGTATCGAGCGTAGAATTTTCTGTAGTTATATGGAGGCTCTTGTTGATATTAACCATAACTCCGAATACGGCGATTGATAAGACATATACGGTGGAAGGCTTTGGGCTGGACAGAGTTCACAGGCCGAGCGTATGCCGGACCGTGGCGGGCGGCAAAGGCATAAATGTCGTCAGAGTGCTCAAGACGGTCGGTCATGAAGCCGCTGCGACCGGTTTTGTGGGCGGCGCGACGGGCGAGGCCATTATAAGGCTGATAAGCGAAGAGGGCTTGCGGCACGATTTTGTGCGGGTCAAAGACGAATCAAGGCTCTGCATAGCCGTGGTTGATCCGATCAACGGCACTCAGACTGAGATCAATGAAAACGGTCCGCAGGTCACTGCCGACGAGGTCAACCTGATGTTTGAGAAGACCAAGTGCCTTGTCGCCGGATGTGAGTTTATTGCGATGTGCGGGAGCTGTCCGCCCGGTGTGCCGGAGAGTTTCTATGGCGATATAATCCGGATCGCCAAGAGCGCCGGTGTAAAGACAGTGCTGGACGCGAGCAATTCCCATTTGAGAGAGGCGATCAAGTCTGCTCCGTTTATGGTCAAGCCCAATGTCACCGAGCTATCGCAGATAGCCGGGCGTGAGCTATTGACGCTGGAGGAGATCGTCCGAGCAGCGAAGAGTCTTAAGCAGTTCGGCGTGAGTATTACTGCCGTTACCATGGGCCGCAGCGGCGCGATTGTTACCGACGGCGTTCAGGTATGGAAGGCCGTTCCGCCTGAGATTCAATTTGCCAGCGCTGTCGGTTCGGGAGATGCGTTCCTGGCGATGTTTATGGCTGCGATTATTCAGGGCATGTCACTTCCTGAGGCTCTTATCTCGGCAACGGCGGCGGGGGCAGCGAACGCGACTACGTTAGGCGCAGGTTTTTGCTCGCTTGAGTGTATAATGGAGGTTAGGCAGGGTGTGACCCTCACCAACATCACATAATCAATGAATCCCAAATAGAAATTATAAAATATAAAATACTAAATATAAAATGATAGGGGGGTGGTTCGGGCCTGGTGGCTCGCACGGTCTTCAAAACCGCTGTGAGGGCTGAATAAGTCCTCGGGTGAGTTCGATTCTCACACGCCCCCGCCAAGATAATTGAGCATAAAATAAGCCCCTATATACTCCCCAGGCTGCTTTGTCGATATTCTGCCGACAGGGAATATCTCCTAGCCCGTTTAGATGGATCAGCAACCAAAAGCCAGCCTGCATCAACCCAATCCTTGAGTAGCAAGCGAGCCATTCTGCCTGAAAGTCCGAGAGTCTGAGCCACGTCCGATGATGTGATTGTCTCCTGTCGAGAGAACAGAGCGATCACCATCCTTGCCCGATGATCAAGTTTTCGCAAATGCTCTGGTTCCCCAGGTAAACCATCCTCCGCGCACCTAATGGCTTCGCCTTTGGCGGCAGAGAAAACGGATGCCAGGGTACTCACGAAGTATTCCAGCCAGCCTGTAAGGTCTGCATCGGCACGACCCATATAGTAATTGTGGTGTCCACCGACATCAAGTGCACTATAGTAAGCATCTAGGTCCTGCGCATGGTATTCCTCTAGTGAGAAAAGGCCGTTCAAGCCATAGCCGCTTCTATGCAGGATGAATGTCGCCAGCAATCGCGCGGTTCGCCCGTTTCCATCATAGTAAGGATGAATGCTAACGAACTGATAGTGAGCCAGCGCAGCAATGATGACAGCGGGAACCTGCTCTATCTCGGCTGCATTGATCCAAGCGACCATCTTCTTCATCAGTCCAGGCACATCCGGCGCTTCTGGAGGAAGATAGATGATGCCGTCAGTGAAAGAGTCGCGAATGACGTTCTGACCATCCCGATACGGCATGGGTTTCGACCTGGAGCCATTCATCACCATCGCATGTATACGTTTAATTGCATCCTCAGTTACGGGCCTAGCCCTGCTTGCCCATTCCTCCACTCGGATAAGTGCGTTCCAGTAGTTCTGGACTTCGGCTGCGTCGCGCTCCCGACCATGGAACTGCTTTCGCCTGCTGGAGATCACTTCCTCTGCTTCTTGGAGCGTAAGTCTATTGCCTTCGATGCGAGTAGAGTAGTGGGTAGCGCGAATACGTGCCTTTCGTGTCAATTCGGCTTGAACCGCTGGTGGTAAAGGAGTGCTCTCAACAACTACACGAGCGGCTTCAATATCCATCAGGTTGCGAGCGATGGACGGAGTGATGGAGTATTTAGGTTGCCACTGAGATTGAGTGTCAGTCATAAGTCGAGAACCATTGCCAATAACACTACAGATTATTGCCATTATATTGCCGTTAAATTATACCAGTTGTGCCGATAAACGGCAATTCTCGAATGCTTTTCCTTCGTGGAGTGGAGGCGACGACCAGAATCGAACTGGTGATAGCGATTTTGCAGACCGCTGCCTTAGCCACTTGGCTACGTCGCCTCGTTATGGAGCGGGAGACGGGATTCGAACCCGCGACATTCAGCTTGGGAAGCTGACGCTCTACCACTGAACTACTCCCGCAAATCGAAGGATAGGGCGTTGCCCTCCAGCATCTCAGTTCAAATGGCGGGTATTTCCGGACTCATGCCGGCACTTACAATGCCCTATATGACATCGGTATTTTATCAGTCTGCAAGTTTGCTGTCAAGGGGAACCTTTCTCAAACCTGCAAAACTCGAACCCGCGAGCGCAGCAAACTCGTCGAGCGATAGAGTCTCTCCTCGCCTGCTTTCATCAATGCCGGCCTCAGCAAGCATGTGATGGGCTATTTCTTTGTCCCAACCCAGATCCGCTGAGGAACTGAGCGCATTAAGCAGGGTCTTCCTGCGCTTTCCGAAAGCCGCCCTGACTATTCGGAAGAAAAGTGCCTCGTCATGCACCTGCACAGCAGGCCTTTCGCGCACAATCAGCTTGACGACCTCGGAATCGACATCCGGCACCGGATAAAACACATTTCTGGACACTCTCATCACGCTCTCGATTTCGCAGTGATATTGCACGAATACGCTTAGTGAGCCGTAGTCATCCGTGCCCGGACCGGCCTGCAGTCTTCTAGCAACCTCTTTCTGCACCATCAGCACGATAGATGAAATAAACCACTTTGAACCGAGAAGTGTAGTGATTATCGGACTGGTAATGTAATACGGCAGATTGCCCACCACGACCCACTTGCCGCCGCCTCGTTCGCCAAAGAATTCAGGCAGACCGACTTTTAGAAAATCCCGGTTTACTATCTCGACATCGCTGCCGGAAAGCATATCCTCAAGAACAGGGATCAAGGCCTGGTCCGCTTCGACGCATACTACCCTGGCGCCGGTATCGGCAAGCTCTCTCGTTACCACGCCAAGCCCCGGACCGATCTCAAGGACGTTTACACCCTCACACGCGCCGCTTGCAGCTACAATTCGGCCCAGCACATTTCGGTCTATCAGGAAATTCTGCCCAAGACGCTTCTTCGGACGCAAACCATGGTCTGCAAGGAGCTTTCTGACTTGTGGCGCGGATGCGAGGTTCATAATATTACCCGGTTGAATGGTTTAGGCCGCCATAAGGCGGCCCTTGTGCTTTTTTATACGATTCCGGCGTGGTTTAATCCAGTATATGGACGTTTACCTTTTTACGTCCAAAACGGATCGCCTCTTGATATGTGTCGAACCCAAGGTCGATGCGATTTCCCTGTATCGAGCGGCCTACATCGCCTGCAATTGCATGACCATATCCCTCGATATAAAGCCTGGTTCCAAGGCTGATCACATCCGGGTCAACAGCAACCACACCGTAGCCCGCTCTCATACCACAGCTTGTCCTGCCGCTCGCCCATCGTCCACAGCTTCTTGGACCGGGATCATATGCGCTGGCAGACATTCGCAGAACTCGCAGCGTGCGGTATTCACCGCGGCTCGTATAACGCCCTCGTGAACCGATACTGACCACCTTGTTCACAGGCTTCTTTACAACAACGCTCTCGACTTTGGTGCGCATCACAGGTACGCCATCATGACAGCGGACCTTGTAACGCACGACCTTCTCTCCACGTACTCCGTTCATGGTCACTTTGACCATTCCTGGCCGGAGAGATTTAGTGAATGTTTTAACGGTCTCAAAACCGATCGGCAGCCTGTGCTCCTCAATCGATTCGGAAACCCGAACAACCGTGATCTTCATCCCATCATACGGTCGCTCATTCGTCGCTGGCGAGACCAAATCTAACGGCCCCACCACGACCCCTTCTTCCTTGAGGGTCGCGCCAACAGACATCTGGGCGGTTCGTACTTGTCGCTCGGTCCTATCCGAACAAATTCTAACAGTTACCGTCTCCAGGCGCTGGGCTTGCACGACGTCATCTCGGTTGGCTCCAACCGCCATCAGCATCGGCAGCATGATCGCTGTCAGTGCGGCGGTTCGCGCGAGCCGAAACTTTCGTCTTCGCAAATCATCGCCTCCTTTCCCGCGCCAATTACCCAATGGAAGATGCAATGTAAACCTTTAATCGTTACATAAATCACCAGGACAACTGCCACGAGAACACCATATGCTAACATGTCGGTCGCTAGTCTGTCAAATTTGCGGGTTCCAGGGTTCCAGTCCAGGGGCAGCGGCTACGGAGATGGGACGGGGATTATCTCATTGCAATGGGCTATATACAAATCGCCTCGAAAGCCCGAATTTCTTTTCGCCAAGGATGCGGATTCGATCACGTCGTCGATTGCATAGCGATCCGATATATGGCATAGAACCAAGGCCTTTACATCCTGGCTCGCGCCCCACTCCACCGCCATCTCAAGGGTTGCGTGCCGGTTGGACTCAATTGAGGCCAGCTCTCTATCACGCGCCAAAAAAGTCGCTTCGTGGACCGCTAAATCAAGACGGCCAAATGGTATGTGGACCGCTTCGAACCCGTCACCCGTATACAAAAAAATCGGATGATAGCAGCAGACATTTTCACCGGTGACCTGGTCGGGAAGCTTGCGCTCCTGCTGGATCTCATAGCCAAGGCAGAGTTGACTGCGGACATGCCTCATTTCAAATGCGACCACGCGTGTCGGACGTTTTGTATCAGGTATTTCGACCTCCGAGCCGACTTCCATCGGCTGAACGTAGAGCGGATATCTGAGCATACCAGACTGTTTACGCTCGACATACTCCAGCAGCGCATTTATCCAACGGTCATGCTTGGGATAATAGATAATGAGCGGTTTATCACGTTCACCGGACGCGAGATTGCGAATGTTGACCAGGTTCGATATACCGGCGATGTGGTCCTCATGTCCATGGCTTAGAAATACATGGCGAATGCCGAAAACCTTGGTTCCCAGGGTCGTTGCGACGCCCTCACCGGCATCGAAGAGACACCGCGTCGGCTTATGATAGAACCACTGACTGTAGAGCGCCAGTGAAAACGATATCAGAATGTCGTTAGGGTTTATTGACATAGCTTGGCTGTTTTAATGATTTGTGCTAATGTAGAGTATACCCAAGGGGAGCAGGCATGGCAAACGAACCCGCAACATCCTGGAAAGACAAGCGAAAAGAGCAGCTTCGAGAGGACCTCATCACGACCGCGACCCGGCTTATTCGAGAGAACGGGCCAAACGCCGTATCCGTGGAGGATATAGTCGCCGCAACCGGAGTCGCGAAGGGAACATTTTACCTGTATTTCAAGACCAAGGCTGAAATTATTCAGGCGGTGTTTGGTCAGTGTCTGGACGATCTCGAAAAACGGATCTCCGCCGCCATTAGCGAAACTTCTTCGGACGCATCCGCCGGTCTTCACGCGACCCTAGGCGTCATATTGCTTTTTTTGCAGGAAAACCCCGGCTTGACAGCGCCGGTTATGGACGCAGCATCTGTGCCGGAGCTTGAAGAAGCTGTCTTGTCACGCTGCCGCGCGGCAACTACATCAGCTTTTGAACGGCTGCTTAGAATGGGAATGCTGCAGGGCAGGTATCGCGAAATAGACCCACGGATCGCATCGCATGCGCTTCAAGGAATGCTCTCCGGTCTTGTCCGGCTTTCGACTGATGCGAACCTCAATTTTGTTGACATCGGCGAAATAGCGGTAGAGCTTTTTGAGCACGGAATAAAGCGTTAGGCTTACATAAATATCACTTATAAATTTGCTTCACTTTTTCCGATACATGTGATAAAATGCGAGTTTGAAGCCCACCTATTATTTGGTGGGCATACCGTTATATATTGCGGGGAGATAGTTGCGTGGATTTTTCAGACGAGAGAATCGTGCTCACGCACGAGGGTTACGATGAGATTCAGCGAGAGCTTAACGAAATTATGACCGTGAAGCGGCCCGCCATAATCGACAGGATCAGAGAGGCCAGACAACTGGGCGATCTCAGCGAGAATTTTGACTATCAGGATGCTAAACATTCCCAGGCAATGCTCGAAGCAAGGCTCAAGGAACTTAAGACCATTCTCAGCCACGCCAGCGTTGTCGATTGCGTCGACAATAACGGCTGTATAGGAATTGGATCAAAAGTAACAGTTAAAGATCTTGCCGATGACTACGAGGATGAATACACTATCGTCGGGCCGACAGAGTCCAGCCCGGCTGAAGGCAAAATATCGCACGAATCCTGCCTTGGAAGCGCCCTGATGGGTCACAAGCAGGGTGACATGATTGCAGTTCGCGCTCCCGGCGGAGTAATGAACTACAAAATAGTGTCGGTTGAATGAGCCACACGAATATTTTAGACAAATCGAACGCAGTTCTCGTGGTCGTAGATATTCAGAACCCGCTTCTGAAAGTGATCTATGAAGGCGAACGGATGGTCGCCAATGTCATCAAGCTCATAGAAGCGGCAAAAGTCTTTGATTTGCCCATTCTGGTGCCGCTTCAATATGCCGCACGGCTCGGTGATGTCACTCAGCCGATAGCAGACGCGCTGCCGACCGATAAGCGTTTCGACAAGATGACATTCAGTTGCCTTGGCTCGCCTGACTTTCAAAAGGCATTGCAGGCAACCGGCCGCAGCCAGGTGATCCTCTGTGGGATAGAAGCGCATGTATGCATCAATCAGACGGCTCACGATCTTCTGGCACATGGCTACTCGGTTCATGTGATAGATGATGCGATTTCATCCAGGAGACGTGACGATTGGAAGTGCGCGGTCGAGAAGATGCGCGACTCGGGCTGCGTGATTTCATCTACTGAGATGGCGATCTTTGAGCTTACGCGCGACTCATCCATCCCTGAGTTCAAGCGCATCCTGCCGATTGTGAAATAGATATCCCTCCGCGGCATTGGAGGGAACGGTGTAAGCCCGGCGGAGGTTAAATTGACCGAGATTTTCACGATAGGCCACAGCAACCACGACATACTCGACTTCCTGAGTATCCTAAAGCGCAACAGAATTCAGGTCCTGGTCGATGTCCGCAGCGAACCGTATAGCCGCTATGCCTCGCAGTTCAATAAGACCGAAATTCAAAGGCACATTGAGGCTGCAGGCATTACGTATCGCTACTCCGGTCATGCAATCGGCGGCAAGCCCAAAGACATGTCGCTCTACACTCCTTCCGGCGCCCCCGACTATGACAAACTCGCAAAGACGGAACCTTTTCAAAATGAGCTTAAGGCGCTTGTCGAGATCGCCGGGACAAAGCGCTTGGTAATAATGTGCAGCGAGGCTGATCCGATGAGCTGTCACCGCGAGAGGATCCTGGCACAGGTCCTGCGAAGCTGGGGAATCGATGTGAAGCATATCATGCCGGACGGCAACATCGCGAAAGTAGAACAGCCCGGGTTGTTTTAGTGTGATATAATGCAAATGCTCAATAGTGATATGCGGAGGAATGCATGGTAAGGCAATTGACGGCTGTATACGAGAAGCACGGCGATTGGATTGTGGCTTATCTTGAAGAAATTCCCGGTGTCAATACACAGGGCCGCACGGTAGAAGAGGCAAAAGAGAACCTGGAAGATGCGCTGCATGAGTTCCTCGAAGCGAACAGAGAGATTTCAAAACGTGGTCTCTCAGGAAAAGTCGATGTGACTGAGGAACCATTCGCCTTGGTGGAACGTGCTGCGTGAAACGCCGTGCTTTTATAGCGCATTTGCAAAAGAACGGCTGTGAACTGCTTCGTCAAGGAGCTAAGCACAGCGTATATTGCAATTCATCATCCAAACGCTCTTCTTCAGTTCCTCGTCATTCGGAGATCAATGATTTTCTTGCTGAAAAGATTTGCCGTGATTTAGGTATACCGGAACCTTAAGATGCGGAGGTCTCTATGCGGACTATCTATACTATCGGATACACAAAAAAGTGCCTCAAGGATTTCATAGAGCGTCTCAGACATGCGGGCATAGATTGCGTGGTGGATGTCCGCCGACATAATACCTCTCAACTTGCCGGGTTTTCCAAGAAAGACGACCTGGAATACCTGCTCACACAGGGCTTCGATATCGATTATGTTCACATGCCCGATCTTGCTCCGAGTGAGGATATCCTCAGCGCCTACAAGTCCGATAAGAACTGGAAAATATACGAACTGCGATACCGCATGCTGATGGATAGAGAGCGGATGGCCGCCACGTTCATGAAAGCATCCGAACAGGCCGACTGGCAGGCCCCTTGCCTGCTCTGCGCCGAGGACAAACCCGACAAGTGCCACCGCAGGCTTCTCGCCGAAGCAATAGCCGAGCAATCCGATAACTTGGAGGTGAGTCATCTTTGATGTCGGAACGACTTGTAGTTCTGGCTGTAACAAAAATGCTCAGCGGGATGTGCACCGCCGGTATATCGCTCAAGACGGACAAGTGGATCAGGCCCGTAAAGGAGTTCGGCACAATCCTGGCAGGCGACATGACTTATAAGGACCGCTCCCCCATCCGTCCATTCGATATAGTCGATTTCTCGCTCATCAAACACCGCCCAAAGCCGCCGCACATTGAAGACTGGACTTGCGACTTTGTCCACTCCCGACCTATCCACGAGGGAGTCGTCAGCGACCGCCTGCGTCTCTTGGAACGACACTCCGAACCCGAATCGCCCAGTCATATTCTTAAAGCCGAGCGTTCTCTGGCTCTCTTCGAACCCTCCAACTTGGAAGTCATCTTCTCTCTCGACAGCTATTCAGGCAAATACGATGTGAGAGCGCGTGTTGCCGGGATGGGCGATAGGCCGATTGCCGTAACGGACATCAAATGGCGCGCTCTCGGCAAGACTCTGCTCGACGGCAGTGATAAGTTGACTCTGACTTCCGAAGAAATACGCAATCGCCTAAGAGTTGAGAGGATATTTGTCGCTGTCGGGCTCAGCCGCCTGCACGAAGGCAGGCACTGGCCGCTTGTGGTAGGAGTTCACACTTGTCCTGATTATGATGCCCAGGTGGATTACAAAAGTCTGTAATCAACAAACTCGCCGACAAATTTTCATGCGTATCCATGGCGGGCTTGCACTGTGATATAAAAACCTGGTATAATTACCAGGTTGGGATAAGATTATCCCCTCTCCTTTCTATCTCCTTTCAATTTGGGGGCCGCGAGTGCCCCCCTTTTTTCTTGACAATAACGCCGCACTGTGAGATATTTCTCTGAAAGACAACAATTCTCAGAGGTAAGGAATATGCGATTTTGCACAATATCGGCAGTCGCCCTCGCGGCTCTCATTTCGACGAACGCCACCCTCGCCGCCGAATCCGCTAAAGATCAGAAGCCGGAGACGGGACGCTGGGCAGTTATCGAGACAAACAAGGGCACGATCAAATTCGCGCTTTATGAAAAGGACGCCCCCATCACCACAAAGAATTTCATAGACCTGGCCAACTCCAAGTTTTATGATGGACTGAAGTTCCATCGTGTGGTTCCGGGGTTCGTGATCCAGGGTGGTGACCCTAACGGCGACGGCACTGGCGGCTCACCCAACAAGATCAAGCTGGAAGTATCGCCCAAGCTCAAACATGACGCAGCCGGTGTGGTTGCAATGGCACGGACATCAGACCCGAACTCCGCAAGCTGCCAGTTTTATATCACTCTCGATGCGATCCCGTATCTGGACATGAACTACGCGGTATTCGGCCGTGTGGTCGAGGGGCTGGATGTAGTGAAAAAGATAGAAGTCGGCGATGTGATGAAGACCGTGCGGATTGTCGACCCGCCGAAACCCAAAGAAAAGAAAGACACAGATAAGAAATAGTCGAAAGTCTAATGCCCCGGACGCATTTTCCGGGGCATTTGCAGTCTACTTGGCGACTCCCCATAGGACATCACCTCTTGATGTATCGTTCTCTATGGATTTGAGCATAGCCCCATTATTATCTTTCTGATCCGGGCCGAGGCTATAGAGAACAAAACCTCTGCTTTCGAGCTTATAAATCAGGCTCTTGCCGCTGAACGGATCAACCGGCAGTCTTTCGTCCATTGACGATTCCACATCATCGAGCGATTTCGGGTAACTCCCAAACTTGATTTTATATGACTCCAGAGCGAGAGCCGTTCGTCCCAGATTGATCTCGGCTTGAGTTTTGTAGCGGATGATATTGGAATTCTGAAAAACCGGCGCAACCTGCCGAGTCAGGGTCGCGCACAATGGAAGGTCTCTTTCAGTTCCCGGCTTGAGAGTCCCTCGTGATCGAGCAGCGCTATAACTTATATCAATATCACTCAGTTGTCGCGCCGCAAAATCAAGATAGGCCGACGTATCATAGTAACCAAATGGAACAATTGCATTAAATCTATGCAACTTCGAGGTCTGCTGGAGAAAACACACTCTTTCTCCCTCTAGGGCATACCGGTAATCCTTGTTTATGTCGATCCGCGCCAATGCATCAGACATATGCCGCAACTGAGCTTCGCTAAACCCGCCATAACAAAGAGCCTGCCTCATATTTGCAAGTGTTATATCGACAATTGCTGTTTTGACAAGAAAACCGATGAGCATGGTATTTTCACCGCTGGCTGCATTTCTGACAGCCATAGCATCTTCGAGAGATGAGGCTACTCCATCGGTTTGGCCGTAGTGAGCGTTAATCAGCGCCTTTGCACACAGCATACGCGTCGCGTCGCGCAAGCCGGCAAATCGTTCACACTGCTCTTGCAGCACTTCTAATGATGCGATCGAAGAAGAAAACCGACATTCCGGACGCATTAGTGCTTCGTCCAACAGAGAGAACACCTTGCCATTATGGCTTAGAGCTACTCTTGCCTCTTCCCAGGTTTTCTGATCAACTTCCCCGCTTTTACTAAGAACCTTGAACATCACGTCTCTGTCCCTGATTACAGACGGGTCGGACATCAACTTGAATAGCTTATCGTAGATAACGGCAGCATTCTTATCATCAGGAATTGCCGGTCCCGCAAGATCGGCAAGTGTAATCGGCGCGCCCGCTGCTTTGATCGCCGCCATCTGCGACTCAACCTTTTTCCCCCAATAGAGCCCGAGCGCAATGCTCACGACAAACATCACTAGAATAACCGCAAGTATAATCTTGACCACTTTTTTCAGCTTCGTCATGGCCTATCACCTTTCATACACGGATAAAATTCAGACATGATGC contains the following coding sequences:
- the greA gene encoding transcription elongation factor GreA, producing the protein MDFSDERIVLTHEGYDEIQRELNEIMTVKRPAIIDRIREARQLGDLSENFDYQDAKHSQAMLEARLKELKTILSHASVVDCVDNNGCIGIGSKVTVKDLADDYEDEYTIVGPTESSPAEGKISHESCLGSALMGHKQGDMIAVRAPGGVMNYKIVSVE
- a CDS encoding MBL fold metallo-hydrolase, whose product is MSINPNDILISFSLALYSQWFYHKPTRCLFDAGEGVATTLGTKVFGIRHVFLSHGHEDHIAGISNLVNIRNLASGERDKPLIIYYPKHDRWINALLEYVERKQSGMLRYPLYVQPMEVGSEVEIPDTKRPTRVVAFEMRHVRSQLCLGYEIQQERKLPDQVTGENVCCYHPIFLYTGDGFEAVHIPFGRLDLAVHEATFLARDRELASIESNRHATLEMAVEWGASQDVKALVLCHISDRYAIDDVIESASLAKRNSGFRGDLYIAHCNEIIPVPSP
- a CDS encoding DUF488 domain-containing protein, which produces MTEIFTIGHSNHDILDFLSILKRNRIQVLVDVRSEPYSRYASQFNKTEIQRHIEAAGITYRYSGHAIGGKPKDMSLYTPSGAPDYDKLAKTEPFQNELKALVEIAGTKRLVIMCSEADPMSCHRERILAQVLRSWGIDVKHIMPDGNIAKVEQPGLF
- a CDS encoding hydrolase, yielding MSHTNILDKSNAVLVVVDIQNPLLKVIYEGERMVANVIKLIEAAKVFDLPILVPLQYAARLGDVTQPIADALPTDKRFDKMTFSCLGSPDFQKALQATGRSQVILCGIEAHVCINQTAHDLLAHGYSVHVIDDAISSRRRDDWKCAVEKMRDSGCVISSTEMAIFELTRDSSIPEFKRILPIVK
- the rsmA gene encoding 16S rRNA (adenine(1518)-N(6)/adenine(1519)-N(6))-dimethyltransferase RsmA, giving the protein MNLASAPQVRKLLADHGLRPKKRLGQNFLIDRNVLGRIVAASGACEGVNVLEIGPGLGVVTRELADTGARVVCVEADQALIPVLEDMLSGSDVEIVNRDFLKVGLPEFFGERGGGKWVVVGNLPYYITSPIITTLLGSKWFISSIVLMVQKEVARRLQAGPGTDDYGSLSVFVQYHCEIESVMRVSRNVFYPVPDVDSEVVKLIVRERPAVQVHDEALFFRIVRAAFGKRRKTLLNALSSSADLGWDKEIAHHMLAEAGIDESRRGETLSLDEFAALAGSSFAGLRKVPLDSKLAD
- a CDS encoding Fic family protein — translated: MTDTQSQWQPKYSITPSIARNLMDIEAARVVVESTPLPPAVQAELTRKARIRATHYSTRIEGNRLTLQEAEEVISSRRKQFHGRERDAAEVQNYWNALIRVEEWASRARPVTEDAIKRIHAMVMNGSRSKPMPYRDGQNVIRDSFTDGIIYLPPEAPDVPGLMKKMVAWINAAEIEQVPAVIIAALAHYQFVSIHPYYDGNGRTARLLATFILHRSGYGLNGLFSLEEYHAQDLDAYYSALDVGGHHNYYMGRADADLTGWLEYFVSTLASVFSAAKGEAIRCAEDGLPGEPEHLRKLDHRARMVIALFSRQETITSSDVAQTLGLSGRMARLLLKDWVDAGWLLVADPSKRARRYSLSAEYRQSSLGSI
- a CDS encoding TetR/AcrR family transcriptional regulator, producing MANEPATSWKDKRKEQLREDLITTATRLIRENGPNAVSVEDIVAATGVAKGTFYLYFKTKAEIIQAVFGQCLDDLEKRISAAISETSSDASAGLHATLGVILLFLQENPGLTAPVMDAASVPELEEAVLSRCRAATTSAFERLLRMGMLQGRYREIDPRIASHALQGMLSGLVRLSTDANLNFVDIGEIAVELFEHGIKR
- the pfkB gene encoding 1-phosphofructokinase; protein product: MILTITPNTAIDKTYTVEGFGLDRVHRPSVCRTVAGGKGINVVRVLKTVGHEAAATGFVGGATGEAIIRLISEEGLRHDFVRVKDESRLCIAVVDPINGTQTEINENGPQVTADEVNLMFEKTKCLVAGCEFIAMCGSCPPGVPESFYGDIIRIAKSAGVKTVLDASNSHLREAIKSAPFMVKPNVTELSQIAGRELLTLEEIVRAAKSLKQFGVSITAVTMGRSGAIVTDGVQVWKAVPPEIQFASAVGSGDAFLAMFMAAIIQGMSLPEALISATAAGAANATTLGAGFCSLECIMEVRQGVTLTNIT
- a CDS encoding 3D domain-containing protein, which produces MRRRKFRLARTAALTAIMLPMLMAVGANRDDVVQAQRLETVTVRICSDRTERQVRTAQMSVGATLKEEGVVVGPLDLVSPATNERPYDGMKITVVRVSESIEEHRLPIGFETVKTFTKSLRPGMVKVTMNGVRGEKVVRYKVRCHDGVPVMRTKVESVVVKKPVNKVVSIGSRGRYTSRGEYRTLRVLRMSASAYDPGPRSCGRWASGRTSCGMRAGYGVVAVDPDVISLGTRLYIEGYGHAIAGDVGRSIQGNRIDLGFDTYQEAIRFGRKKVNVHILD